CAGACACATAAGGAAGATCCTCAGGAAGTTTGTGGTGTACTTTCAAGAGGCCTAAGGCACAGCAGGAGGCACAGATCAACATCTCTCAATCTAATACTTACTTGTTTAAGACTGGCTTCACTGACAACACCTGTACAGAAAGTTTGAAGAGTTGTCATTTGGGTAGATAAAGAGGGAAATAAATGGCTATTAAGAAACAGCAGTAGGATGAAGTTATGAAAGGAATAATATAAAGTCAAGGActtcttgccttttttaaaCATCAGGCCATTTTACAGAAGTACTTTCAAAAAAGCCCTCTCAAAGACATTGCAATTCCCAAAGCTCACCATGTCTAAGTGCCTGCTGCATAAAGATGATGGGATTCACCTCCTGCACTTTCCACCTTGGTCAACTGTTAGACAATCCCTAAATAGGAGTCCAGAAGCATTTTGAACAACTTTCAGTCTTCAACTCCCCTAGAGACAGCTGTGCAGTAAGTAAACCTTGTTTCCCACCATAAAGCATAGCCTTTACATCCCTGATAAAAGAAcactttctgttttgtcaaaGAACTTGAAGAGCAACTCACaatgcagaatttgagaaaTACCTTGAAGAGTGTATCAAAGTTGATGTTGTGCTGTCCAGTAGCATTGAGAGCTTTGATGGCTGCAGTTCTGTGGAAAGCAGCACATTATCAATTGAACACACCTGTCTGTTCCAAAGGCTACAAAGCACCAACACAAACACCTTCTTACTAGGGGCCTTTACACTGAAATGCCTACTTTGGTCTAAAATAACCCCACATTGTGTGACTGGATCTCACCTCACAGAGTTGCAGTTCCTGTTACTTCTCCATTGAGTACACACCAAGAAGGAACCCGCCAATCCCTTTTTGCACACTACACAGCCTAAAAATCCCATGTAAGCACCCTCCTAGTGCCATCCAATACTTTGGCACTGTCAGTCTAAGTCATTTACCTTCTAGtaaattttgctttctgagcAAGTTTTTGCCCTATGCATCATATTTGCAATTTCTCATTATTTATGTTAATCACTGTCTCACACCCTTTTCTCTGGCATCTGTGAATATTGCTCTACCCCATACATATTCCCTTCAGAGTGGCATTACAGGAACTGAATGAGCTGCCTGCTCAAGGAGAAAACACCTGCCCATACCCTCTAACCACTTTCAAAATACATGTTCTCTCCCCACAGAGCTTCCAATCAATTTACCTGCGATCATCAAAAGGAGGAGGGGTAGTCCAGTGATCATAATTTGTCTCCACACGAAACCACCTGCAACAAGCATATCAGTAAATGAAAGGTGAATCAGTAGGTAACGCATCAAGTCCAACAATCACTATATTGCCAAAAGGAAAGGACTCCCTTGAAAGGCAATTCCCTCCGCTTGCTGCAAGCCCAAGGGCCCCACGTGGTAGATGTAACAGCCTTCACCACCAACTATGGAACACAGGAATGTGATAGGTGACCTCTGATCTCCTGCTGTAACCGTGACCAAGCGGTGCCCCAGATCTCTCAAGGAAGTCGTGCCACTAAGCCAATCACTCAGAAGGGAATGTGAGAAGCAAAAACAAAGTAGTTTTTTCATACTTACGCTCCACCTAAGGGATCGAGAGGCCAGAGATCTGCTGGCCCTCTTCTATTCCTCGTTATGACCATGCCTTCTTTGGGTGAGACGCCTCCCACAATATAGTAAACTTCAGCAATAATGGGAATGCCAGCCAGTCTGAGAACAGCAGACTGGAAGTCCTTTGCTTCGCTCAGAGTCTAAAACAAAAAGGAGATGACAGTGAAGTTAGGCACAAAAACAAGCACTGGGACTTCTTCAAAAGAgcaaagcttttctgaaaatgGTAACTGACTCTGGAGTGCTACTTGAAAATATTAGTGTAGCAACATAAAGAGTATAAAATAACCTGGCAAAGGTATTCAACATCTATGAGTACAGCTGTCTTAACTGGTTACAACACAAGTCACAGCTAGCTGAAACATTCCCTAGGATCCAAGTCttggcacagcttctccaggatCTTTGGTCCAAAAGGACCAGAATTGCCTCATTACTGAATACAGGGTCCACACTTAGTATCTcctgaaaaatccattttcttatCAAGTTGCTAAGCCTTCTGTGCCACTGATTCTAATTTACTAGATGTTTAAGGACAAATGTGGCACAACTGTGAAAAGTAAGAACAACTCAGTGCACTTACATCTCGCACAAGCCAGCTGACAGGGTAATTCCTATTGAGGAAAGCAGCTATAGCATTTTCCCACCATCTACCACcatctggagagaaaaaaaaattactatacATGTAATTTATATACAGGGAGACAAGGTAGGTGCCAAAGGGCACAAAGTATGAACATTTTACGGGAAAAATGCCAACAAGGAGCACAACCTTCAGGTTAAATATGTATAGACAACATAATTCCAACTGACAgtcagccacagcagctggatTAACAACCCCTGCTTTCCAGAAAGCATCTCAGACCTGTCATGACAGGAGTGATAATAATCACCTCGTTACTCATCTTATGGAAATATTACAACAGGAATAAATCCATAGAAATAACAGAACAGCTAAAAAAGAGGTAGTGATAGTGTTTTTGTTACtgagaaaaataagcaaagtGCAAAAACCAGAAGGCCAAGTTTGTTACTATTTAAACATTCACACTTTGCAAAGCACGAAAAAGAAATATCAGTCTGCTTGTCACTTGATAGACCCTGACCCTGATTTAGTCATCCTGCTTCCTAGCCATAGTTCACATGCTCATTTCTCTCAATTTGTAGTTCATCTGGAATGAACTGAAAACAGCTTTCACTTCAGACAAACCAGGAAGCAGTCAGCAGCAGCCCATGGACAGGACTGCAGCATGTTTGGAGTGAGCATAGGATGTGAGAGACATAGGACTTTGGTACACAAGACTTCCTCAATCAGGCCTTTCAACAGACTCAATAAACACTTAACATTTGCCTTTAAGCTGAACTAAAAGCAGTTTGCCCCGGTAAGTATCAGCCCAGGATACTCCACTTTTGAAAGGACTAACTACTCTGGAATCAGAAGCAGTGTGCATGTAAACTATGGAAAGAATTTAGTGAATCCAACAAGGCAGCATTaacaaagcaaacaggaaaCAAGAGGTGCAAGTGCTCCATAGCAGAATGCTTCTCAGAGATAATGTACAGGTGGAACACATATAGTGAATATTGTCTCCATAGCTGAAGAGCTAAAGAACAGATTGTTCAAGACTAAAAAGAAAAACGCTTATCACCaacacaagggaaaaataaacgTTTTAGATGCTGGTTCTGAGAATACATTATTGCCAGTTCTAACAATCACCTAATAAAGAACAACACAGTATCAGCTTCTTAAAATGAATAAAGGGGAAAGAAATGGAGGAGAAAACTTCCCAAGCTTTGAGTTGGACATAACTCATTTCATTACTTGTGAAACTGAAGCCCTGATGAGCAAGGCAGTGACCTTCCCCTGCCTTTTCCACTGCTACAAGTTTTAGTTCTCAGCAGTGACATGTCTCAACTCCGCTCTAGTACGGATCTTGCTTTTCTGGTGTCTCCAGGCATTCCCTCaagccctgctgcctctcccctagatcttcccctcctctttccAACCGCCTTATAAGGCCAGATACAACCATGGAACACAGCAGAACCAGGAAAGGAGCTGGTTCTTTGCTGTCCATACTGCATCTTCTCTCAGCCCCATCTCTGCCACCTCCAATGGTGTCTCTTGACCAGACCACATCTTTTACAGCACTCCCAAGGCTCTCCCCATCCTTTGACACTTTCAGCTGAGGTGACACTGCTGGCAAGTACCTTCTCCTACACAGCAGCCAACACCAGGCATGTGTGCTTTCGCTCCCTGAGGGCAAGGCAAGGCGTTCCACTTCAGATCCTTCCTGCCAACCTTAACCTCACTGCTccctctgagagaaaaaaaccagggCAGGCAACAatcaacaaaaacaacacacaaCATCAACTGTGGAAGACAATTCCTTTACCTCGTTCATCTCCGGAGATGGTGAACTTGTGTGGACTTTGCCCAGTCCATAAGCCTACGTAACCAAGAAATGTGGTGCCTTGGTACGCAACCTGAAACCAGGAAAAGGGCAGCTGAGCATTCCAGAACAGAACACAGTTGGAACCTGCAGCCTGTACTTTCTATAGCTTTCATACCTACATTACTATAGCACACTGTGGCTTCAGTTACAGGAAATAATGCCAAGTAAATTATAAAGGGACTCTAAAGGCCTCAAACTTGCAGCATTTCAGTGGTTCGTGACCACTAACAGCAACAAGACTTTTGCTCAGGTTAAACTGCCAAGCAACAAACAGCAACTTTTTCATTTACACAATGGAcaaatgaacattaaaaaaaaatcagactcaCAAAACTGTACGAGCAACTAATTGttttttggaaatttttctctaaaaatacaCTTATTGGTCATAGAAATTCACAAggtctaaagaaaaaaaaagcctttgaatTCGTTCCTACCAAAACGGATCTCTTCACCATTATCATTCCctaatatttaattcttttttagcATCTTGATATTTCCTTCTTTCAACATCTCTTAGAAGTAGTATCTTCAATACTAGATTAAGTTGTTCTACTTTTTCCAGTCCATCACCATAAACTGGATGtccagaaagcaaagaaaatcagCCTCCTGGAGCATAACTGTGCTGCTCTAACAATCGAGTGTATTTGGGATGGGAACCCCATTCCTACATTAAACCCCCCACCTGAGCAGCTGCATGGCTGTCCCATTTTTCATGGAACACCACGCAGCCATGCCAAACCCTGACCATACCTGTCCACTCTTTATAAACTGCACATCCAGCGTGATCTTGCTCAATATATCGACAAAATCGTAATCCAGGTTCCGACCATGGTAAATGCGTCCTTTGTCATCCTGAGCAACAATGCTGGTACAGAACCTGCAGACAGGACGGGGCAAGGAATGCCTgaaggcacagctctggcacgGCTTGCTGTATTCTAGCTGCAGGAACTCAACTTTTCAGTAGTAACTGCGCTGATGCTCTGCTGAGTGTTTTATTCATGTTACCATACAAAGTGGAGTCCGCTACCACaccacagcagctcagaaatgACAGAGCAAGCCGAAAGCAGCACTTCCACTTGGGAAAAACAAttatttcatttcccttttttaagTCATAATGAAAAGCTGACATCTGAAAGCATTCATAAAGTGTCACACTTTCTGCATTTAATTCTGATGATTTCATTTGCATTTGGACCCTTTGTAATTTTAATCCCAAGTAGGTAAATTCAAATTAAGTCCCATCAATGAAATTGAAAAACATTAGTTCAAGTACCAGACTATTCTCCAGAACAGGAACAGTTTTAAAACTCCTTGTGTAACAGGTTCATTTTCATTAGAACAGTTTTTTTGGTGGAGTGTATTGCATTAGCAGGGAATTAActtattttctctgtagcttTAAGTTGGTCATTTCAGTGATGTATAATTCTGCCTCTCAAAAATATAAAGGTAAAAAACTCTTCACTTAAGTAGGCTTTTCCCAGTTGATGGGGGTTTTCTAGTATCCAAGCcatgaaatttaatttcaagGGCATCACCAGGGTGAAGTATGGCAAGTATTTTctgtgaaacactggaacagccAGCACTGAAATGCATCATATTCAGTATTAgtccttattaaaaaaaagataataaattgAATACTACaggttaagaaaaaaattcaaatacaaACATGCCTCGATATTTGCTAAAATGTATGGAGAAATATTTTAGGCTCCCCAGAGGCAACACCAAGTGTTAATTATTCTTCTGTACCATGTTTCTAGGGCAAAAAGAGACAATGAAACTGAGTATGTTTTCACTGAGATTTAGTTTGCTGCCTTAACTATACTACAGTTATTTTCCACTGTTCAAATCAGGAAGTGATATTATGCAGTCATTGTGAACTTTCATCCAGAAAGTAGTTTAGTAGTAACTTCATCTCAGACCAATGAGAGAGCAAATTATTCTAGCCTCTTTTTGCACAACTTTTAAGTGATGGAGAACATTACATCATCTTCAAACATAAACGATCTCTACTTTTGCATGGACACACCTTCcggcaaaaattatttttgaattttaatacatttataCATATGTACATACACAAAACCACGACAGATCGGTATTACTTGTACTTCCCAATAGAAAACATAACGTTTCTCGTTCCATTCAGCATTCAATCGGCCAAAAGAGAATGAAACCTTCGGCTGAGATGCAGTGGTCTCAGCATCCGTGCCAGTCACCCACCACGTGCCTTCTCCCACGCTGAACTGCAGCTCTACGCCCACCTGTACGAGACCGTGTAAGTACCCGACACTTACGCAGTGGATTCGTAGGCGAAGTTCAGCAGGATTCCATCTCCGAGATTTATTCCCAGTGCTTTGCACATCCCCGCAATCTCTCCCCCGAAAGGCTGCGGCATGAAAAGCTCCAGTTCGGCTGCTATGGGCTGGATGACCTGGTGAACCCATTTCGGGACGCTCTCGCTGCAAGACACACCCGAGAGGTGAGCAGAGAGCGGCCCAGCGACTCCCGCCCggcacccctgccctgctccagccctcccggcgctgccccgctcGTCCCCCTCCCCGCCGCACGCACTCGATGACCCGGCGGACGGCGGCGCGCAGGAAGGCGGGCTCGAAGTGCCGCAGCACGGGCAGCCAGCGCTGCTCGGCCGGGCTGTCCAGGCTCACGTTGCAGCGCAGGGGGCCCGCCGCCCACGCCGCCCCGCACAGCAGCGCCAGCAGCGCGCACGGCCCGCAGCCCATGGCGCagcgcggagcggcggcggcgcccctGGGCAGCCCGCCCTTCCCGCGCCGCAGGGCCCGCCCCGAGGCGGCACCGCCCCGAGAGACAGCGGATAGGGCAGCCACGGCGGGGATACGGCAGCCACGGCGGGGACGGGGCAGCCGCGGCGGGGGATAGGGCAGCCACGGCACCGGGGAACACGCACAttcccccccggccccgctgccgggCCAAGGTGATGAAAGCCGCTCCAACAACGAGGGCAGAGGGTACAAACCCACgctgggcagagctgtcagcaTGCTGGCTGACACAGCAAGGCTGTAAACAGGAGGTAAACAGGAAGAGAACAGACCAGACACTTGTCCTCAACCGCGGGGGCAAAAAATCAACCACTCCCTTTCGGTGTCAGAGGTTACTGGTTTCTGGACACAAGAAGGGAAACTGCTCAGCTGATCAGCAGAAAAAAACGCCCCAGCAGTACAACTGTGGTTTATAGATTGtactttccttctcctctcacccgtggctccagcccctgctccacaCTCCACCCCCCAGGGCACTCGTGCTCCTCCACTGAGGGCTCACTGCTCTCCTTGCTGAGTACCgatccctgcccttccctcagcAGGAACATACAAGTTGAATGAAGCACAGAAAGCTGTAAAAAAACATTCCTACTTTGTCCTTCTCTGCCTTATGCCTCtaagttttttttctctgggaaGCAATGtgacaacaaaacaaacaaaatccataCAAGAAAGAATAAAGTTATCGTAAATACATATTCAACAAATATCACATGGGATATGAACATTTATCTGGCTTcctaaaaagaaaggaaaaaagcaccTCACCAAATGCATTTCTATTATACTGCACTATGTGGCACCTGTTCCTGCACTACAAAGAAATCCATTTCTAACAGACTTGGAAAAAGGATGGCATAAATAACTCCCTCAAGTTATAAATACTTTATCAACTCCATTAAAACAGGTGGCTGGGGAAGGTACAAAGAACCCATTAATGGTCCCAACAGAGGTAAAGGCTAAAGCACAAGTTCAGCCTTGGACAAAGAATCCAGACATCCACATGATGCTTGCATGTACTTGCCAAGAGACACTGGCAAGTCCCAGCAGAAGGCACATCATTATaggaaaacattccttttttctctgGCATGTGAtgctatttttgtatttaaatggcaaaaaaaccctgtctCCCAATAcactaactttttttttcttttcttagtaAGCCATAATGAATTGTTCTTTCCCACAACTCTTGAATTTATTTTACCTGCATCACAGATGAATTTGTTATTATTAAATTGGTCAAAGCCAGCTGCTTAGACAACAGCTCACTGTGCCTGTACAATCATTCCCTTGAGACAGGCAAAGAGATTATACCCACATGCTGACcagaatattctttttcttttctgttgcttAGTCATTAATTGCCTCAAGTAGAATTTTTATCATAGGGTTGTATATTTTAATACTTacacataaaaaaccccaccgtAAGTAaattacatgaaataaaaatatattgccTTCTACCCTagaatgctttaaaaacaaattcaaatcCTCCAATGATTAAGGCCTCTCTCCCATCAATGCAGTATCCATCAGCTTGCAAGAGTTCCATTTGCATTTCTGAACAGATCAGAGCTCAATCCGTAAGGCACCACAGTCCTCCTTCCCCTCAGGGTGATGGTGGGTGGAAATAAGCATCTCCAGGGCGACTTCTTCAAGGGTGATGAAGCTCTCTCCAGCATTTATTTTAGcagctgctttctctttttcagaagaGCATCTCTAAGAGCCAGCTACCCACAAAACAAGAGCAGAATATTCAGGTAAGGAGCATAATAACTGAGAAAACACCACTATCACATCAGAACTCTTCAATTTCTTTAACCTCTGATAAAAACACTAAGAGCTCATCAGCTGAAACTGGGAGCAGCAATGCAAATGCTAACAATTACAGTGGCAGAAACACTGGGGTTATTTACCTAAACTCCACAGTACAATTAAAGAGCTGGCATTACCAAATCCTGCACAATGAAGGTTAGAACAAACCATTCTACTGACTCATTTCAAACAGAAGAGATCAAGAAAGTTACAGTTCAGCTGAGAGTTAAGTAAAATTGGTGTTTTGTGAAGGAGTATTATAAAACTACTTTACAAGGGGGGAGGAATTTTTATGTGTGCCATTATCACCCTAAAGAGATATTATTGTgcttcaaatacattttaagcTAGTAAAGGACCTAGCTCCGGACTATAGCAAGTAGTTATGTTATCTTATCACCAAAAGGTACAGCAGAATGCAGCACCATACAACTGTGATCCTCCAACCCACTCAAAACACTTAGGGTTAACAGACTGGTGCTGTAGCCTAACTTTCATGAGAAAAAAGTAGGAATAAATGCTGTTTAGCCATTACATttgaattaaaaacattaataaGGACAAAATCCTTCAAGTCTTTTTTTAGAATAACTGAGCCAAGTATAACTAAACAGCAGCTTCCTTAAAGCACCTGGATTGTTCATTTGCAGcctgttttgtgtgttttgagaGCTGGTTTCAATGTTGTCAGCCTTAACTGAGGTGAGGCACAACGATACCAAATAAACGCGTACACAAGATACTAGTCCACATCCTCCTTCTCAACAGAAAAACTTCAGATATTCTCTAGTGAGTCTACTAATAGTTCCTGTCTTTCCCTTCCTAAGGTAAGAAATTGCAGACAAATATAATTTGGATAACATGTATGATACTGGAAACAACTCAAAGTTCAAGCAGCATGTAAACACTTGCACAAAACACaatctgggaagaaaaaacaactggACCACTGGATTATTCTACAAGTTTCTTGAACACATTTGGATGAGTTGAGTTACACATTTTGTAAAACCCTAGACTGCCAGGGGCTTCACCACTGAGAGCAGCATTAGTGTGAAACTACTgtttaactgaattttttttttaaacagcaccTACAAGTAGCTAGTAAATAGCATTTGCATCTACTCCTCAGGAGTATTTGTGACAAGCTATTAGGTGACCTCTAGGCCAAACACATGAGCCTATGATAGAAGAGTAACAAGAGAAGGGTCAGAAACTATGGAGAGTGAACCACAATCTGCAAAGTAGCTCTTCCTCTGGGGCAGGACTCAGGCAAGCCAAGCTTTCTCTGCGTTACAGCAGCAACACCTCAGGGCAGAGGGTAGCAGCACCACACCTGCATCACAAACCACTGCTCACACTGCCCCATCCATCTCCAATGAAACATTACCTGCTTCTCCCTAAAGGAACGCTTGTTCTTTGTCCGGACACTATGGCTGTATCTCATCATCATGAAGTtcttcttcttttgcttttctttgttggAAGAGCTGGCAAATGGGTtaattctggttttctttctcacaaattcttttctgtctgtttttccAGCCTAGAATAGACAGAGCAACAGGGAGTCATTTTCCTTTGCCTACCATCAGCATCATCTGCCTGATGGTAACAGGTTCTATGGCAGTAATAACAAATCTGGGTTTGGGATGACTGTGCTCATACATGCCTTCTCCCACACTGGCTGTATTTATTAAGTCACAGTGAAAATTTGGTCTGTTTGCATTTTCATGGTCACATGTGACCAGCAGGAGATTGATTGTTACAACCAAGATGCAGCAGCAAAGAACCAAACAAATCACCTCTCAAAACCCACATGGCAGCTGGGTTCTCTATCTTGGAAATGCAGCCTCAGCATCTCCTCATGCACAAGACAAACCCAGACCCAGAAGGGCAGGATACAGAACATGCCAGTTCCTCACCTTTGCAGTTGCCAATCTTGTCTCCTTGTCCGACTTGGGCTTCTTATGCAGATGTTCAATATCTCTGAGTGAAAGCAACTCCCCCCTGCACACAAAGCCAATAAATGTCACCACACAAAACTTCATCTAGCACAGAAAACAAGATGCCCTCTTCATCCTTTGTCTCTCACCCATCTTAGGCCACTGCCTCACCATAAAGTTAGACATTCCCTTCAGGCTGTTCCTCACGTGTGGGATATCCATTACAAGTCACCCACTTATTTTTCAAGTCCTACTTTTTCACCAAGTTTAAGAACACTGGAGCTAAAAGGAAGCAGCTACTGCTACACACCCCCCCCTGCCATGCCTCTTGGCCTGAACAAGTCAAACAGTCTCAGACCTTCCACAGGCTCCTCATGTCTTTTTTGCCAGGTATAAGCAACCCCCCAGCCCAGGATCCATTCTAGGCGCTGGCTGTCACCAGGGAACACTGTtcaacagcagagctctgtgccctgctgccatGAGGAGCTGCATTAGTAGAGGATAGGTAAGAAAAAGCACTCAACAGCCTATATCCtacctgccctcctcctcctcttcatcatCTATTTCAATGTATTTCCGCTTTGCCGCTTTGCCAGGTGCAGAATTAAGTTCTTTGGAAAGCTGGGCAAGACGTATTTTCTTGAAGTCTTCCTGAGTTAGCAGCCTGCTTGTACTGACTGCTGCAGCTTTGGCTTTTCGTTCCTCTATGGGCAtgcttttcactttttctgcctttggaaaagaaaaaggtacaAAAGAATCAGAGCTTTGCAGACCAGTCCTGTGCCACGATCCCTGATCCTTGCCTCCCAAATACACATCATGCAATGGCAATATTGCTGGGAAATGCTACAGTCAGGTGTCAGGATTTTTCCCTGTCTCATATCCAACATCTAGTGTCTGGATGGAGTACCTGCACACCAGATTTTGGGAGTACAAAATCAGCTCTCACCTGATTATTGCAGCTCTGAAAGCATTGAGCCCTGAGAGGTaactcctccttctcccctcccaCCCTAACATGTGTacttcagcagcactgctgaacaGCACTTCAGCCTCACTGCTTCAGGACAGCTTGTTCTGGAGGCCTGAGTAGGTATTTAAGAGCAGCTACATGAAGGTGAAGAGCAAGAGGATCTTGTCTGTGATTAACAAGACTCATTTGTACTTGGCACAGAACAGACTTGGAACTCACTACTTGTTGCTGCTCCTCATCTGAGGAGTGATGCACATCAATCCATTCTCCATCGTCGTTGTCCTCCTCCTCACTCAGACTAGCACTTTCCCAGCCATCTGCTCACGGAACAAGTACAGAGCTGTTAACACAAATTCATCTTCTCTACCCAGACTGGCAATAATTGATGCCTGGATCACCTGCTCTTGCCACCTTTCATTTATTTCACCCCTCTCCTAATTTCATTTTGCCCTGGGACATGATCCATTGAGCTCTGCAAAGCTCAATTCTCATCTCCAGGGCAAGATCCTGAAAACAAGGTGCACTTGGGACAGCCTGAAGCACCACAGGAGTTACCAGATGCTGATTATGCTCCTCAGTAAGTGTTCCCCACTCCCAGCCACCTAAACCAAGAAGAGGAGTACTGTGATTTACAGCTGCCTTAGACAGTCTAAGCACTGCtcttcactgctgtgctggcccATGTGCTGAAGTTAGCAGCTTCAGCAACCAAGCCCAGTGTTACAGTGATCACTACACACCCTGTCCCATCAGGGCCTTCATTCCTCCAGCATCTTCCAGCCACTCAGATTTCAATCACCAAACTCTGCCTTGCTTTTAAAGACTCTTCTGTCTCTTTCCCCTGACTCAGGCAGGGGTCCCAGGGTGTGTAAGCATTTACACAGAAGCTGAATTAAATAAGCAAAACATTATATCCAACTACAGTTTTGGTGTTCTATAATAttcaaa
This sequence is a window from Prinia subflava isolate CZ2003 ecotype Zambia chromosome 18, Cam_Psub_1.2, whole genome shotgun sequence. Protein-coding genes within it:
- the NAAA gene encoding N-acylethanolamine-hydrolyzing acid amidase, which produces MLTALPSVGLYPLPSLLERLSSPWPGSGAGGECACSPVPWLPYPPPRLPRPRRGCRIPAVAALSAVSRGGAASGRALRRGKGGLPRGAAAAPRCAMGCGPCALLALLCGAAWAAGPLRCNVSLDSPAEQRWLPVLRHFEPAFLRAAVRRVIDESVPKWVHQVIQPIAAELELFMPQPFGGEIAGMCKALGINLGDGILLNFAYESTAFCTSIVAQDDKGRIYHGRNLDYDFVDILSKITLDVQFIKSGQVAYQGTTFLGYVGLWTGQSPHKFTISGDERDGGRWWENAIAAFLNRNYPVSWLVRDTLSEAKDFQSAVLRLAGIPIIAEVYYIVGGVSPKEGMVITRNRRGPADLWPLDPLGGAWFRVETNYDHWTTPPPFDDRRTAAIKALNATGQHNINFDTLFKVLSVKPVLNNNTVYTTVMSAALPDRYQTWMRTEE